TCAACACTAAACCCAAATGTGTTGTGATTACTAGCAATACCATCCAGTTTCTTCCTAATTTTCTTAACATTTCTAGACATAGAATACGCGACACTAAGGGTATTTTTCTTAGAAGAGAAGAAGCCCCATACCTTTTCAGAGAGTTTCCCATCCTTACTGTGTTGCTTAAGCTCAGCTACAGTACGAAATTCGTCAAAGAAATCATCAGCATCATAAAGAGCATCGTGGAGCTTTTGAATATAATCTTGTGCTTCATAGGAGAGCTGATCCTTAGACTCGGCATCAAGAAGGACATTCCTAATGGTGGTGATGGTGTTTTTGAGGTCATCAAGCTCAGATTTATAGCCCCATATCGAGCAAATCTCACTGATGGCCTTAGACCCCACCACTTCAACCAGTTTACCTGCAAGACCGATCACGATTTCTGCCATTGTTTTTCAAAGATTTGGAGGTTGTTTGTGTAAGGCTGTGGTTAGTGAAGGAGATCTGAGTACTAATGTATGTATATGTAATGTAATGCCAAGTAGTGCCTCTTATTGACCAAACCaaagaaataaaataataacTGTGAAATTTCAGGGCTTCTTCCTCAACAGTAATGAGGTAGCAGTACAGGTTGtacaaaattaatgattgattcaCCGGAAAACAGAAGGGAACATGGTGTTTAAATTAAATATGGTAAATTAAGTTTGACTTTTTGTGCattatttttaatttccttttgtaatttgtttgtcaAGCACTCCTAATACTTATGTCTAATTATTTTTGGTGTCAATGAAGATTAAGGCCGTCATCTCATCTGCTTCACCAATTTCAGCCAATCAAATCGCGCAAAAGTTTAGGCTGTGAAGCGAAATGGAACAGGAGCTCACGATAGCACATACCTGAAAACTGGCGGTCAATGCCATGGTAGCATATACCTAGAAACTGGCGGTCAATAATGGCAAGGGTAGTATCAATTTCACAGAGCGAAACTCCCTGTTTCAGGAAGAAGTAAGCATTATCATCAAACACATTTCTGAATCAATAGTCAACATTTGATAAGTTTTGGGAAGTTCAATTTCAACTCACCCTTGTTCCACAGCTTCTCACCTTACTCCATCTCCATCTCTATCCCCGGCCACATCTCCAAACTCCCACCTCTAACAAGAAACCCCGCCTTTCAGCATCCAGCCCAATCCGGACCACCACTCTATACATAAGCCACCAAAAGCCCCTGCAAATCTCTGTCCATAACCGATCACCTTGTAACACACTTGGAGAATTAATCTGGAAATTGGCAACAAGAAGAAAGAGAAAACCCAGGAATCCCCAAAATCAAGAAGAGAGCTTTTTCCAAATGTGTGAGGGGAGAAATCTAGAATTTACCTCCCATGGATCCATGATGCTGATGAACCCAGTAAACATGGAATCATGAATGTGGAAAGAAGGGTTATAGCCACCAAGTATGCTGTCATAGTGTCATCAGAATTGATACCATCCATAGCCACCACGACCATAAACCCTACGCCCCAACCTAGCCACACCGACTACAAATTCCACCTCCAGTGTCCAACACCCTGTATTTAGGCCACTGAAATAGTGAAATTCATTGCAAATCTAGCCATCACTGACCTCCTTATAACACACTTCAGGTCATTCACTGATTAATTCCAGAAAATGACTGCAAAAAGAAAGATCAACACAGGAACTCCCAAATTCAAGAAGAGTCTCAAATGAAGAGCAATGTTTTTTAGCTTCAATTTTAAAGATTCCAATTTTATTCTATAATGGATAGAGAGTTACGTAAGAGAGTATGCAAAAACTGTAACTACATTAACCAAAGCTTCTGGACAGCTTCCTCCTTACTAGCTAACAGTGCATAACAGAATTGACATGGTATGACATAGCATTCTGTTACACACTTTCATTAGGATGTGACATTTCACAATGTACTTCAACCTTTATTAAATTGTACTCATTGTCTCAAAATTTCTACATGTCAGACAATCTCCGAGGAGACTTCTTGTCCACGGCTCCACGCAACACTTCGTATTTTAGAGTAAAACAAAGTAAGCAAACAAAATGATAAAAGAAAGAGTATCTACATATAAAAATCTGTGAGCAGGAAAAAATGCAAATAGTTTACCTGCCATGATGCTGACGAATCCACTATAACTGGGATCATGAATGTGAGGACTGGCGAGACAGATAACAACCATCAGGTACGCCGGCATCAAAATTGATATCATCAGCAGCAACCCTGATAGCTATCCCGGCACCCTTGCCATGGGTTGAATTCAGGGAGGATATAACACCAATGTTGACTTCCTCTACAGAATGACATAAAATCATACATAATTAAATCCAGAAAAAGACAATTTGACTACCAGTAATACATAAACAAACTAAGGCTTTCCGGGTTTCCCAAAAATATTGTCGTCTTCTTAAATCCAATAAATAAAATAGCAATCATCCCATATTACCCCATTTTGTCAATACTTATGTAAGTACTAATTCTTCATCCTAAATCCCAAATTTATTGCCTGTTATCTTGATTTATTGTATCCTGCAAAGCAATCATACTTGAAGAGGATGCTAAGCTGAGAAGAAGATAACTTAACTGTGCACCAAGTTTCAGCAGTTAACTACTCGAACTGTCCATATGTCAACGGAAGGTATGTATCGGAACTTGACTCAGTCGTCCTCATCTGGATCTTGAAATCTCAGTAAGAAGCTGACAGTACCTGGCCTGCAGCAGCTGCAAGGAGGCGAGGTCGTGCAGAATACGTGGATTTAATTGGAGCTTCCGGCAGTCATATATGTGAAAGGTGCAGAGAGAAGCCGAGCAACTTATCCACTCCGGACGAGTAAAGTTCTCAGTTTTCAAGGGAGCAACATATCTCTATTTTCACTTTGTATTCTACCGAGATTGGGTACCACCTCACGGCACCATCTCGTTTTTTggttaatattttattataattataCAGAACAGCCTGCAAACTTCTGCAAAACCTTTTGCCAAGTGTTCAGAAATCATGTATCTGAAGCTTATTGTACAATCTCGGTAATCAGAATTCGGAAGGAATGTGTCATATTAAAAAGTGTCATTCAATGGATACGCAAAATGAAATCTACAAATCGTAGTTGAACACGAATAAGTCTAATACTTAATACGAAGTAACTATTTGCAGTGCAAAGGTTTAAAAAAAATTGCAGTAGAAAAGAATTAAAATTTTATCTCCATCTTCTACAAAGTTGTAATATTGAAGAGAAATCTCAAGTCAAAATACGATAAACAAACTTACAAACTCGTGGTTTTCAGGGGTAAtaaaagtactccctcctattctctaacatcttccacatttcctAAAACGACAAATTCACTAAGATCCTCTACTTTCCTTATTAGTCTATAATTTGTCGTTATTAGGATTTGTGACCCCACATTTCCTCTCTTACTTTCTATTTCCTCCATCTTCCACCGCAAATTTCATTCTTCTTAAAAACTACAAAAAAGCAATGTGGAATatcatagtgaataggagggagtagttgaTTAGATTACAAAAGACATGGAAATAAACATTTGGACCTGCAACAGGAAAGTAGAATGCTTCGAGGATATCATGATTAGACATCTTCCAAATCAGAATAGATTAAATCACCAGGTCGGATGTCAACAGAGCGTATATGTCGGAGCACGGCCCAGTCCTCCCCATctggattttgaaatttttcagttACCAACGGACAACCCCTCACCTCCAGCAGCTGCAAGAAGGTAAGGTCCCGCAATATACCTACATTTAATTGGAGTTTCTCACAGCATATTATGCGCAGGGATCGGAGAGAAGACAAGCAACTAATACATTCAGGGAGGGATGTAAGGTACCATAACCCCTCAATTGTTAAGTTTTCAAGGGAAGTTAAATGCCTGATTCCTTTAGGAATGGTTCGGATGTTCAACTGTGATAATTCCAGTGAACGGAGGCTTCCCCCAATGGATCTCCATGGTATCTGATCATCATCGTCGTCGTCGTCATCTTGACCATCTTCTTCTTTTGTTGTAACCGAGAATGTCAACTCAGGGAGTTGATCTAATCGTAGTGAATCCAAAGCTGTTAGATGCTCCCACCCTACTCCTTCAAGAGACTGCAACCTCCTACAAACCATAATTGTCAGGCTCTGTAGGGAATGACAGCCCTTGAATATCTCCGCAAGTTGTGACAAACTCTCTATGTCATAAACTCCAGCTATAATAATGCTAGTTAGACTTTCCAAAGTCAACATTTTAAGGTAATCAAGTTTGTCTATTTGCACCTCCCTTAATTTTATTGAGTCGTTTTCCTGAACCAAATTTGTGATCCATAATTCTTTGTTCACACTAAACAAATTCAGCTTTTCTAGGCTTATACAAGCAGGAAATGATGTCAGTTTTTTACACACAGAAATGTCCAACTTGGAGAGCCGGGAAAAGCAAGGTTGTACATGATTGTTGCAGTCTATATCTTCCCCTCTCCACCATCCTCTCAACTCACCCATCCACGAAATTTGAAGTTCCTCGAGGGAAGGAAAAAACACTTCTCTACTACTGCCATTAGGGGTTGAATCCTCTATGTACTCCAATTTATGCAAAGCATATAGTGAGAGTGACTTGAGATGGGGTAGTTTGCTCAGTGACGGCAAATGCAACAAgttgtgaaaactgaaaagcttaATATGGACGAGATTAGGAAGAAAGGTGGCCCAATTATTTACTTTTCCCGCTCCCCACAACCTTGATAGAAGTTCAGCTCCATTGTAACCTGATAACTTGAGTCTCTTTAAAGAAGGAGGTGGCTCGAGTTTTTCTAGTAAAGTTTCATGGTTTCCATCACCTTCCATACATATCTCTAGTGCATCGAGACGGTTCATGCTTCTCAGATATCCTCCCCTACATTCCACGGTACCCATGAATTTACGAGTGATATCAATTTCAAAGCTCCCTCTTAGGTTCTTCAATGCTAGTAGATTTTCTAGCTCCCCAATAGAACTTTCTTCATCCACGACAAACCGAGTAAGAATACACATGCAATTCAGTTTGTCTAGACCTGAAGGCATGTGTCTCACATTACAACCAGATATGTCCAAGTGCCTCAGATTTGCCAACTTGGCCAAACCCTTTGGCAACTCTTTCAAATCTTCGCACCTTCTTAGATCTAAGGTTTGCAGATTATACAGCTTTGTAACTGAATTAGGAAGCGCCATTAGATGCCTATTCTCAGATAGATCAAGGTACCTTAAATGTAATAGGTTACCTACTGAATTTGGTAAACACCGGATGTCTAGGTCATGCAGATCTAATGTCCTAAGAAACTTCCAATTTTCTACCACTTCAGCTACCGGAAAGTTGATTTCAAACCCATGTCGAACATAAGAACGGATTTTACACTTCGAGAAAATACTTCCTTTACATTTACTTCCTATGTGAAATAAATGATGAGCTTCATCTACAAAATTGGTTTGGATAGAACTTTCAGCCACAACACCCTTTCCTGCTACCTTTTGAGCAACATCGTGAATCAAGTCGTGAATTCTAAATGATTCAACGCTTCCAATATTATTCTTTTCTACATCTTGAAAAAAACATCTCCGTAGCAAGATTGAGATATACTCCTCCCCGGCATCTTCCAGGCTCTGACCCACATCCAATGGAACTATGTATCCTTGTGCCATCCAAAGCCTAATCAAATTCTCCTTGTTTATTCTAAAATCCTTGGGGAACAATGCGCAATAGGTAAAACAAGTCTTCAATGGCGATTCAAGGTTATCATAGCTAAGTTTCAATATGGACATAATCTTATTATCTCCATCTTTAAGCTTGGCTAATCCGCCTTCTTGAAATAATCCCCATTTACTTTCATTCTGACCATATAGAAGTGTACCCACAACTTTAATAGCGAGAGGAACATTAGAGCATTGTTCAACAATCCTCTTGCCAAGTGTAATTAATTCAGCATAATTCACATCTTGTCTATCCTTTTCCCCAAATGCGGTCATCTCAAATAAACGCCATGAATTTTCAGGAGACAATCCTCTTAGCTCATATATATGTTCCTCATCAACAACCGTACCAGTCCTTTCAGAACGGGTAGTCACCAAAACCCTAGATCCTGCTCCACCCCCCATTAGGAATTTTCTCAAATCAAGCCACTTCTCACGATCTTCATTCCATACATCATCTAGAACTATCAAGTACCTCTTCCCTCCGAGAAGGCCTAGAAGTTTCCTCTGTACCAAATCCATTGTAAAACCATCATGCTTCTCATGAGACACTGATTCAAGAATCTTAGTAAGAATCATTTTCACGTCAAATTCCTTCCCATTTTCATCGGACACACATGCCCATAACCTCAAGGGAAACTCAGACTTAACTCTGTCATCATTAAACACAAGTTGAGCAAGCGTAGTTTTCCCCAACCCTCCGACTCCCACTATAGAAAAGAAAGAAACCCTCTCTTGGGAACCAGAATCTAAAAGCATATCGACAACCTTAACAAGATCACCTTCTCTCCCAACAACCTCATCCGAATACACATAAGAACAAGTCTCCTCCCTTCTCTCCCTAATAGGTCGGGAGTCGACACTAAACCCAAATCTGTTATGATTACTAGCAATACCATCAAGTTTCTTCCTAAGTTTCTTAACCTCTTGAGACATAGAGTAGGCAACAGTAAGGGTATTTTTCTTAGAAGAAAAAAAGTCGCGTACCTTTTCAGATAGTTTACCATCCTTAGTGTGCTGCTTAAGCTGAGCTATAGTACGAAACTCATCAAACAAATCATCAGCATCATAAACAGCATCTTGGAGCTTCTGAATATAGTGTTGCGCTTCGTGGGAGAGTTGATCCTTAGACTCGGCGTCAAGGAGGACTAGCCTAATGGTGGTAATGGTGTTTTTGAGTTCGTCAAGCTGAGATTCATAGCCCCATATTGAGCAAATCTCTTTGATGGCCTTAGATCCCACCACTTCAATCAGTTTTTCTGCAAGACTGATTCCGATTTCTGCCATTGTTGTTCAAAGTAATGAAGGTTGTGCTTTGAGCACTAATGCACTGCTGAGTGCTGACTACTTAAGTGATTGCTGAGAGAAGAGATAGAGAAACAGAAATGCATATGACAGTATCCAAGCAATTGGATATCAGTAAATATACACAGAAATATCAATAAATATCAATTATTGCTTCGCCAACTGACGGTATAAAGCAAttgcacaaattcttgtttaagacggaacCTTAAAATATGTGGCCACAAAGTtgtttcacaaaatctcatttgtgacagcACGTattcgtcactttggagtgacggataccattttccctcacaaatgacccaaatagaggagagagggaagcacatggggtggcCCCCACCTTGTTCCCCCTATCCATTTTGTGAGTGGCGTTACTTGCTCCGActcgtcttcagcaagactaattgaagTTGTTTAGCATATACGAGTACTTCGTATGATATTatttaagacgggtcaagtaGCTAAAATAAGACAAAAGAAAGGCTCATAGATAGTTAGATACTAGCAAATGATGTAATATTTGACCGTTTTACTCTTGAGGGATCGTCTTAAGAAAGACCAATTGGGTATCACAAATCCCTGTGTATCTTTATTCCTTTCTGTTAAGGGTGAGATTATCAGTAAGATTCTGCCAAATCAGCTTTCcactaatttttattatttttttattgttccGACCCACCTCAGACTTACTTTAGACTTATACATTATCCATGAGACTCACCTCAGACTCTACTTTTCCACTTTACTCATTTTTTTCACAAAAAAGAAATGACACATGATATTCCCTCATTGGTTAATTCGGTGTAAGGTGGGGTCAAGACTcacccaaagtcttaagttgagtcttgaatttttaagaatcaatttaagactttgtcaagacggtagattattggtagtcttgtaTAAGACTTACCAAAATTTTATCTCAATACTACAAATAATTTTACCCTAATAGTTAGAGGcatcaaaatgaaaaaaaaaaacgggttaaccgattacacaaattctcatttaagctcaagttaggATAGGTCAAATATCATACCACTTCTTATTATACACACAAGTGATATGTAATTGACCTGTCTCCAAATACCTCAGAAAATTCCATGGTGCAAGCAATCAAACAATTAGGCGACAATTAGCATGAATTAACAACTATATTAAAAATTGCAAAATCATGATGAAATTAAGATTTTAACAGAAGAATTGAACAAGAGGAAAGAATGAGCTTGAAAAAACCAGTTAAAAGTCCGTACGCCGGATTCCCAAATTTCTTACAGTGGTGGCATCTTGTTTTTACTGCAGTTTATTATGAGTCCAGTGAGAGAGTAAAAAAGGTGGGTTATGGTTACTCGGTGACTTATGCGGCAAAAACATGTCAATCGGTTCGGTTTTTAATAGTATTAAATTGAATTTTGGGTCGGGTTTATTTTGGCTAATTGGTTTGTAGTATTTCGGTAAGACGATACagattaagtcgggtttatatcagTTCAGGTAAGTTTTGTTTCATAAATTTTTTGAGCTGGAGGTCAATATATTAGgtcaattttaatgaaaaaacTCTTAAATTGAGAGGGTGCCGAATAAAATTGACTTGTTGCCTGGAATGACCTAACCCAAATAACCCAGTCAACACCCGAAGCTGACCCAAAATCCTATTTAACCCGATTTTGTTCAACCCATTTgaatgtttattattattattattattattattattattattattattattattattattattattattattgaagaaAACCTCGAAGGGGAAATCAATTCATCGAAATAGAATCACGCTCCGCCATACAAGTAATGTCCAACGAAACCATAACTGACCAGCTACGACGACCTTCAAGCCAAGGGCCGAAGTGAGCTGGCATGTGAGCTACCTTATTATTTTTCCCACTTAAATGTTTATTATTGCATACTCACAGTTATCCTCAAAAGCTCAAATAATCAAATACCTTGAAATAATTTGATAGCAACCCACCCGAAATGATCAAACTCAACCTAATCAAACCCGTACAAACTCGACCAAATTAACCTATTTGTCAAGTCTAGGCATAAT
The Silene latifolia isolate original U9 population chromosome 11, ASM4854445v1, whole genome shotgun sequence genome window above contains:
- the LOC141611273 gene encoding putative disease resistance protein RGA1, which codes for MAEIGISLAEKLIEVVGSKAIKEICSIWGYESQLDELKNTITTIRLVLLDAESKDQLSHEAQHYIQKLQDAVYDADDLFDEFRTIAQLKQHTKDGKLSEKVRDFFSSKKNTLTVAYSMSQEVKKLRKKLDGIASNHNRFGFSVDSRPIRERREETCSYVYSDEVVGREGDLVKVVDMLLDSGSQERVSFFSIVGVGGLGKTTLAQLVFNDDRVKSEFPLRLWACVSDENGKEFDVKMILTKILESVSHEKHDGFTMDLVQRKLLGLLGGKRYLIVLDDVWNEDREKWLDLRKFLMGGGAGSRVLVTTRSERTGTVVDEEHIYELRGLSPENSWRLFEMTAFGEKDRQDVNYAELITLGKRIVEQCSNVPLAIKVVGTLLYGQNESKWGLFQEGGLAKLKDGDNKIMSILKLSYDNLESPLKTCFTYCALFPKDFRINKENLIRLWMAQGYIVPLDVGQSLEDAGEEYISILLRRCFFQDVEKNNIGSVESFRIHDLIHDVAQKVAGKGVVAESSIQTNFVDEAHHLFHIGSKCKGSIFSKCKIRSYVRHGFEINFPVAEVVENWKFLRTLDLHDLDIRCLPNSVGNLLHLRYLDLSENRHLMALPNSVTKLYNLQTLDLRRCEDLKELPKGLAKLANLRHLDISGCNVRHMPSGLDKLNCMCILTRFVVDEESSIGELENLLALKNLRGSFEIDITRKFMGTVECRGGYLRSMNRLDALEICMEGDGNHETLLEKLEPPPSLKRLKLSGYNGAELLSRLWGAGKVNNWATFLPNLVHIKLFSFHNLLHLPSLSKLPHLKSLSLYALHKLEYIEDSTPNGSSREVFFPSLEELQISWMGELRGWWRGEDIDCNNHVQPCFSRLSKLDISVCKKLTSFPACISLEKLNLFSVNKELWITNLVQENDSIKLREVQIDKLDYLKMLTLESLTSIIIAGVYDIESLSQLAEIFKGCHSLQSLTIMVCRRLQSLEGVGWEHLTALDSLRLDQLPELTFSVTTKEEDGQDDDDDDDDQIPWRSIGGSLRSLELSQLNIRTIPKGIRHLTSLENLTIEGLWYLTSLPECISCLSSLRSLRIICCEKLQLNVGILRDLTFLQLLEVRGCPLVTEKFQNPDGEDWAVLRHIRSVDIRPGDLIYSDLEDV